A genomic window from Halogeometricum borinquense DSM 11551 includes:
- the aglM gene encoding UDP-glucose 6-dehydrogenase AglM, protein MEISIIGSGYVGTTIAACFADVGHNVVNVDIDEEIVETLNSGNSPIHEPSLDERIEEHAGDRLRATTDYDAILDTDVTFLALSTPSTDDGHIDLSVMEAGAKSLGATLAEKDDYHLVVTKSTVVPTTTEEVIAPILEEHSGKTVGEDFDVGMNPEFLREGSAVDDFLDPDKVVLGSHTDRAAERLRGVFDPLLERAPDASLVETGIREAEMIKYANNAFLAAKISLVNDLANICKEYEVDTDEVLDAIGLDSRIGSEFLGAGVGWGGSCFPKDVAAIVAAARDVGYEPAMLDAAVEVNDNQPVRMLDILRDHADPDGARIAVLGLAFKPGTDDVRNSRAIPLIDALLDAGADVVGYDPVATENFRDKFPDLDYADSAESALDGADAALVVTDWDEFAALDDEFDAMADAVVVDGRNIVTRREGIVYESLV, encoded by the coding sequence ATGGAAATCAGTATCATCGGCAGTGGGTACGTTGGAACGACTATCGCCGCCTGCTTCGCTGATGTCGGCCACAACGTGGTGAACGTGGACATCGACGAGGAGATCGTAGAGACGCTGAACAGCGGCAACTCGCCAATCCACGAACCCAGCCTCGACGAACGTATCGAAGAGCACGCCGGAGACCGACTCCGCGCGACCACCGACTACGATGCCATTCTCGACACCGACGTGACGTTCCTCGCCCTCTCGACACCCTCCACGGACGACGGCCACATCGATCTCTCGGTGATGGAGGCAGGGGCGAAATCGCTCGGCGCGACGCTCGCGGAGAAAGACGACTACCACCTCGTCGTCACGAAAAGTACTGTCGTGCCGACGACGACGGAAGAGGTTATCGCCCCGATTCTCGAAGAACACTCGGGCAAGACCGTCGGTGAGGACTTCGATGTGGGGATGAACCCCGAGTTCCTCCGCGAGGGGTCGGCCGTAGACGACTTCCTCGACCCCGACAAGGTCGTCCTCGGGTCACACACCGACCGCGCGGCCGAACGACTTCGCGGCGTGTTCGACCCGCTCCTCGAACGCGCACCGGACGCCTCTCTCGTTGAGACGGGCATCCGCGAGGCCGAGATGATCAAGTACGCCAACAACGCGTTCCTCGCAGCGAAGATTTCGCTCGTCAACGACCTCGCTAACATCTGCAAAGAGTACGAAGTAGACACTGATGAGGTACTGGACGCTATCGGTCTCGACTCCCGTATCGGTTCGGAGTTCCTCGGTGCGGGCGTCGGATGGGGTGGCAGTTGCTTCCCGAAAGACGTCGCCGCCATCGTCGCCGCCGCCCGCGACGTGGGCTACGAACCCGCGATGCTCGATGCGGCCGTCGAGGTGAACGACAACCAACCGGTTCGGATGCTCGACATTCTCCGTGACCACGCTGATCCAGACGGTGCCCGAATCGCCGTCCTCGGACTCGCGTTCAAACCGGGGACTGACGACGTGCGCAACTCCCGCGCGATTCCGCTCATTGACGCGCTCCTTGACGCAGGTGCCGACGTGGTCGGATACGACCCAGTAGCGACCGAGAACTTCCGCGATAAGTTCCCCGACCTCGACTACGCCGACTCGGCAGAAAGCGCACTCGACGGTGCCGATGCCGCGCTCGTCGTCACCGACTGGGACGAGTTCGCCGCACTGGACGACGAGTTCGACGCGATGGCCGACGCCGTCGTCGTGGACGGTCGGAACATCGTCACGCGACGTGAAGGTATCGTCTACGAGTCACTCGTCTGA
- a CDS encoding oligosaccharyl transferase, archaeosortase A system-associated produces MSVDNERREDHETTSVLERFEDWYHIPALLVVMVLMLTIRLQSYSKFIRNGEVFFDGNDAWYHLREVSYTVRHWPSTIPFDPWTHFPYGTSVGQFGTLYDQIVATAALVIGLGSPSQELIAKTLLVTPAVFGALTAIPAYIIGKRLAGRGPGVFAAILLGLMPGLFLQRTLVGVSDHNGVEPFFQAISVAALLIAFAVAEKEMPIWEIVAERDFDAIRSSTKWAVIAGVATALYMWVWPPGVLIVGVLGAFVLVKMASDVANGKSPEPTAFVAAVSMGVTAVLMVIQIEEFGFSATSFSLVQPLLALIVAGGAVFLAWFARQFESRDVSPSFYPAAVFGIVLISLGIVYFVLPGMWRLLSNNFLRILGFSAGATTRTIGEAQPYLSPDTLSRLQLTPVNRIVADYGFTLFTGIAGATWMLAKPLVQRGNTRDYGYVFGGLAIIGLIFLVPAFPNGIGSLLGISGQLVGLALVSAIIVGAALLAKQDPEHLFVIVWAVFMTSAAFTQLRFHYYLAVIVVVVNAYLLSEVLSFLDVRATMSTVTDLELYQVVSIAMVVLLIAAPVLLVPLNVRNTETAALDKSNTAWETSQGHSPSEVLKWESSFEWTKENTPKEGTFGGANNEMAYYGSYEKTDDFQYADGSYGILSWWDYGHWITVQGERIPNANPFQEGATDSANFLLAPNETQAQDVIASQSTEGNNTRYVMVDWKMATPGSKFSAPSVFYDAEDNFSSAEFYEQRVYRLNDGRPTGNFLVRDQRFYDSMMTRLYYYHGSAKDPSAIVVDWEPRTVQTSQGPVSVAGNPAGNATLVRSFDGNMSAAKEFVEEDGTSQIGGIGTFPEERVPALEHYRLVKVSNSSATSSNDYLQLVYGDARAAQVRPQAMLPRSSAAWVKSFERVPGATVQGSGAPANSTVTASVEMEIPTENSTFEYTQQAQTNEDGEFTMTLPYSTTGYSEYGPDNGYTNVSVRATGPYTISSGASLNESGYIVGYQSNLSVSEGQVNGDKAGDISVELQRTAQKLELTTGQSSDSSDSSDSSGSSDSSESTDSSSSSDSSDSSDSTDSTTSSSIVVPESAFAAKPAV; encoded by the coding sequence ATGAGCGTAGACAACGAGCGTCGCGAGGACCACGAGACGACTTCGGTCCTCGAGCGCTTCGAAGACTGGTACCACATCCCCGCCTTACTCGTGGTGATGGTCCTTATGTTGACCATCCGACTCCAGTCGTATAGCAAGTTTATCAGAAACGGAGAAGTGTTCTTTGACGGAAATGACGCGTGGTATCATCTCCGCGAGGTGAGTTACACCGTCAGGCATTGGCCCTCCACGATACCATTCGACCCGTGGACGCATTTCCCCTACGGAACGAGCGTCGGGCAGTTCGGGACGCTCTACGACCAAATCGTCGCAACTGCGGCTCTTGTCATCGGACTAGGTAGTCCAAGCCAAGAGCTCATTGCGAAGACGCTGTTGGTCACGCCCGCCGTATTCGGCGCGCTGACAGCGATTCCGGCCTACATAATCGGTAAACGACTCGCCGGTCGTGGTCCGGGCGTCTTTGCGGCGATTCTTCTCGGACTCATGCCGGGTCTGTTCCTCCAGCGGACCCTCGTTGGCGTCTCCGACCACAACGGTGTCGAGCCGTTCTTCCAAGCCATATCCGTCGCCGCATTACTGATCGCGTTCGCGGTCGCCGAGAAAGAGATGCCCATCTGGGAAATCGTCGCAGAGCGCGACTTCGACGCCATTCGGTCGTCGACCAAGTGGGCAGTCATCGCAGGCGTTGCCACGGCCCTCTATATGTGGGTGTGGCCGCCGGGTGTTCTCATCGTCGGCGTCCTCGGGGCGTTCGTCCTCGTGAAGATGGCGAGCGACGTTGCGAACGGGAAGAGCCCGGAGCCGACGGCGTTCGTCGCCGCCGTCTCCATGGGTGTCACCGCCGTGCTGATGGTTATTCAAATCGAGGAGTTCGGATTCTCTGCGACCAGTTTCTCACTGGTACAGCCGCTTCTTGCACTCATCGTCGCTGGTGGCGCTGTCTTCCTCGCATGGTTTGCTCGACAGTTCGAATCCCGCGACGTGAGTCCGAGTTTCTACCCCGCAGCCGTCTTTGGGATCGTTCTTATTTCACTCGGGATCGTCTACTTCGTACTTCCCGGGATGTGGCGACTCTTGTCGAACAACTTCCTTCGCATCCTCGGGTTCAGCGCCGGTGCAACGACCCGGACTATCGGTGAGGCACAACCGTACCTCTCTCCCGACACTCTCAGCCGACTTCAGCTGACACCAGTGAACCGTATCGTCGCCGACTACGGTTTCACGCTGTTCACTGGAATTGCGGGTGCGACGTGGATGCTCGCAAAGCCGCTCGTTCAGCGAGGCAACACCCGCGACTACGGCTACGTCTTCGGCGGTCTGGCGATTATTGGACTCATCTTCCTCGTCCCCGCCTTCCCGAATGGCATCGGTAGCCTCCTCGGAATCAGCGGTCAACTTGTCGGCCTCGCACTGGTGAGCGCCATTATCGTCGGTGCTGCGCTACTCGCAAAGCAGGACCCCGAACACCTGTTCGTCATCGTCTGGGCGGTCTTCATGACCTCCGCGGCGTTCACCCAACTTCGCTTCCACTACTATCTTGCCGTCATCGTCGTCGTCGTGAACGCGTACCTCCTCAGCGAGGTACTCTCATTCCTCGACGTTCGCGCCACGATGTCGACCGTGACGGATCTCGAACTGTATCAGGTCGTCTCGATCGCCATGGTCGTTCTTCTCATCGCAGCACCCGTTCTCCTCGTTCCGCTCAACGTCCGGAACACGGAAACGGCGGCGCTCGACAAGTCGAACACGGCGTGGGAGACGAGCCAGGGGCACAGTCCGAGTGAGGTTCTCAAATGGGAATCCTCGTTCGAGTGGACCAAAGAGAACACGCCGAAAGAAGGCACGTTCGGCGGTGCGAACAACGAGATGGCGTATTACGGATCGTACGAGAAGACCGACGACTTCCAGTACGCGGACGGATCCTACGGGATCCTCTCGTGGTGGGACTACGGTCACTGGATCACCGTCCAAGGTGAGCGAATCCCGAACGCTAACCCGTTCCAGGAAGGTGCAACTGACTCGGCGAACTTCCTGCTCGCGCCGAACGAGACGCAAGCACAGGACGTTATCGCCTCCCAGAGCACCGAAGGAAACAACACCCGGTACGTGATGGTCGATTGGAAGATGGCCACGCCCGGGTCGAAGTTCAGCGCTCCATCGGTGTTCTACGACGCCGAAGATAACTTCTCGTCCGCAGAATTCTACGAACAGCGCGTTTACCGCTTGAACGATGGGAGACCCACTGGGAACTTCCTCGTCCGCGACCAGCGGTTCTACGACAGCATGATGACGCGCCTGTACTACTACCACGGTAGTGCGAAGGACCCGTCGGCCATCGTCGTAGACTGGGAACCGCGAACCGTACAGACGTCGCAGGGTCCCGTAAGCGTCGCCGGTAATCCGGCCGGTAACGCGACGCTCGTCCGGAGTTTCGATGGGAACATGAGCGCGGCCAAGGAGTTCGTCGAGGAAGACGGAACCTCGCAGATCGGTGGCATCGGTACGTTCCCCGAGGAGCGCGTGCCAGCACTCGAACACTACCGTCTCGTGAAGGTGAGCAACTCCAGCGCCACCTCGTCGAACGACTACCTGCAACTCGTCTACGGTGACGCGCGTGCCGCGCAGGTCAGACCGCAGGCAATGCTCCCGAGAAGCAGTGCCGCGTGGGTCAAGAGCTTCGAGCGCGTCCCCGGTGCGACGGTGCAAGGTAGCGGTGCGCCCGCGAACAGCACTGTCACCGCGAGCGTCGAGATGGAGATTCCGACCGAGAACAGCACATTCGAGTACACACAACAGGCCCAAACGAACGAGGACGGCGAGTTCACGATGACGCTCCCGTACTCGACGACGGGCTACAGCGAGTACGGCCCGGACAACGGCTACACGAACGTCAGCGTCCGCGCGACTGGCCCGTACACCATCTCGTCCGGTGCAAGTCTCAACGAAAGCGGCTACATCGTTGGCTACCAGTCGAACCTCTCCGTCTCGGAGGGACAGGTCAACGGTGACAAGGCCGGCGACATCTCCGTCGAACTGCAGCGGACGGCGCAGAAACTCGAACTGACCACGGGTCAGTCGTCGGACTCCTCGGATTCGTCTGACTCGTCGGGGTCGTCGGATTCGTCGGAATCAACTGATTCGTCCAGTTCGTCGGATTCGTCTGACTCCTCGGATTCGACCGATAGCACGACGTCATCATCTATCGTCGTCCCCGAGTCGGCGTTCGCGGCGAAACCCGCAGTATAG
- a CDS encoding NAD-dependent epimerase/dehydratase family protein, whose amino-acid sequence MTTLDSVLVTGGAGFVGSHAVEYYAERGSDVTALDNLSRTETLEKADESRNTAAYNWNYIEENYPDVELVEADIRDFETLESIVEGHDAIVHTAGQVAVTASLTDPRTDFEVNAEGTFNVLEAARKADSDPAVVVASTNKVYGNNVNEIPVREEENRYWYDDSDFENGIPETLSIDGCEHTPYGVSKLTADLYVQDYAERGAVDAAAFRMSCIYGTRQFGNEDQGWVAHFAISTLRDEPLTIFGDGKQVRDVLYVKDLIRAYDAFLSDPEDKPAVYNIGGGAENTTSLLEFLDILESKTGTRTDISYDEWREGDQKVYVSDTSRAREHLDWEAQVSFEEGIERFVDWYENR is encoded by the coding sequence ATGACGACACTTGATTCCGTGCTCGTGACGGGTGGTGCTGGATTCGTCGGAAGCCACGCAGTAGAGTACTACGCAGAGCGCGGTTCTGACGTGACCGCACTCGACAATTTGAGTCGAACGGAAACACTAGAGAAGGCCGACGAGAGCCGAAACACCGCGGCCTACAACTGGAACTACATCGAGGAGAACTACCCGGACGTTGAGTTAGTTGAGGCCGACATCCGCGACTTTGAGACGCTCGAGTCAATCGTAGAAGGGCACGATGCAATCGTCCACACGGCCGGGCAAGTCGCCGTGACGGCGTCGCTTACGGACCCACGGACGGACTTTGAGGTGAACGCCGAAGGGACGTTCAACGTCCTCGAAGCCGCTCGAAAAGCCGACAGTGATCCCGCAGTCGTCGTCGCTTCAACGAACAAAGTCTACGGGAACAACGTCAACGAAATCCCCGTGCGCGAGGAGGAGAACCGATACTGGTACGACGACTCGGACTTCGAGAACGGAATCCCAGAGACACTCTCTATCGACGGCTGTGAACACACCCCCTACGGCGTATCCAAGCTTACGGCTGACCTCTACGTTCAGGACTACGCCGAACGCGGCGCAGTAGACGCCGCAGCGTTCCGGATGAGTTGTATCTACGGAACTCGTCAGTTCGGTAACGAAGACCAGGGCTGGGTGGCTCACTTCGCCATCAGTACACTCCGGGACGAGCCATTGACGATATTCGGTGACGGAAAGCAGGTTCGTGACGTTCTCTACGTCAAGGACCTCATCCGAGCCTACGACGCATTCCTCTCCGATCCGGAAGACAAGCCTGCGGTGTACAATATCGGTGGGGGTGCGGAGAACACGACGAGTCTCCTTGAGTTCCTCGACATTCTCGAATCGAAGACCGGTACCCGGACCGATATCTCGTACGACGAGTGGCGCGAGGGCGACCAGAAGGTGTACGTCTCGGACACGTCGCGCGCCCGCGAACATCTCGATTGGGAGGCGCAGGTCAGCTTCGAGGAAGGTATCGAACGATTCGTCGATTGGTACGAGAACCGATAG
- a CDS encoding SDR family NAD(P)-dependent oxidoreductase yields the protein MTNVLVTGGAGFVGSHIVDELVASGYDVTVVDNLTEQVHDDEPDYLNDEAEYVWGDVRDRELMTELLEEADVLNHQASAVGVGQSMYEIEKYVEVNTLATARILDIIVNEDISLEKIVVASSMSIYGEGAYHCPEEDTLHYPSLRGSETMAEGQWEHVCPDCGTELEPIATSEKKPRESTSVYAISKKDQEELTLSVARSYDIPAVALRYFNIYGSRQALGNPYTGVCAIFSSRIKNDNPPLIFEDGEQTRDFIHISDIARANRLAMERDEAEDVALNLGTGNPKTITEIAETLIDLYGKSDELEPEIANDFRQGDIRHCYADTSRAAELLDFKPSVTFEEGMRELVEWGREQDAQDNFEEAHAELEDKGLVGDN from the coding sequence ATGACGAACGTCCTCGTAACAGGAGGCGCGGGATTCGTCGGGAGTCACATTGTCGACGAACTCGTCGCATCCGGATACGACGTGACTGTCGTGGATAATCTGACAGAACAAGTCCACGACGATGAACCCGACTATCTGAACGATGAAGCCGAGTACGTCTGGGGAGACGTCCGCGATCGGGAGTTAATGACGGAACTCCTAGAAGAGGCAGACGTACTGAACCACCAAGCGAGCGCAGTCGGCGTCGGCCAGTCGATGTACGAGATCGAAAAGTACGTTGAAGTGAATACGCTTGCCACTGCCCGTATTCTCGACATTATCGTCAACGAGGATATTTCGCTTGAGAAGATTGTCGTCGCGTCCTCGATGTCAATATACGGAGAAGGCGCGTACCACTGTCCGGAAGAAGATACTCTCCATTACCCATCGCTACGCGGCTCCGAAACGATGGCCGAGGGACAGTGGGAACACGTGTGCCCGGACTGTGGAACCGAGTTAGAGCCTATTGCGACATCCGAGAAAAAACCCCGAGAGAGTACCAGCGTCTACGCCATCAGCAAGAAAGATCAAGAGGAGCTGACGCTATCAGTCGCACGTTCGTACGATATTCCGGCAGTTGCACTCCGGTACTTCAACATTTACGGGAGTCGTCAGGCCCTCGGGAACCCGTACACGGGAGTCTGTGCGATCTTCTCCAGTCGAATCAAGAACGACAACCCACCACTCATCTTCGAGGACGGTGAACAGACGCGCGACTTCATCCACATCAGTGATATCGCCCGAGCGAACCGACTCGCTATGGAACGAGACGAAGCCGAAGACGTGGCGCTCAACCTCGGAACGGGGAATCCGAAGACTATCACCGAAATCGCCGAGACGCTCATCGATCTGTACGGCAAGAGTGACGAGTTAGAACCTGAGATTGCTAACGACTTCCGACAGGGAGACATCCGCCACTGTTACGCCGACACGTCGCGTGCAGCGGAACTCTTAGACTTCAAACCCTCCGTGACATTTGAGGAAGGAATGCGTGAGTTGGTCGAGTGGGGACGCGAACAGGACGCTCAAGACAACTTCGAGGAAGCCCACGCTGAACTAGAGGACAAAGGCCTCGTCGGGGACAACTGA
- a CDS encoding NAD-dependent epimerase/dehydratase family protein: protein MSDQHAVVTGGAGFLGSHLVDSLLNDGYQVTVLDNFGSGRPENLEHVDAERFETINHDVSEPFPSLNNVGVVYHFASRASPKDFDSHAVEIALANGMGTHNALQFASEHEARVVLASTSEVYGDPEEHPQHEEYRGNVNVRGPRAPYDESKRFAEALAVAYEAQHSLDIRTVRIFNTYGPRMRQDDGRVIPNFLTQALEGKDLTVYGDGSQTRSFCYVSDLIAGIRAFADAPSEVAKGEVVNVGNTDEVTIFELAELILEIVDTDSDITYEPLPEDDPKIRRPDISKATGMLDWEPTIGLEKGLKRTIEAFDD, encoded by the coding sequence ATGAGTGATCAACACGCGGTTGTAACCGGTGGAGCGGGGTTCCTTGGGAGTCATCTTGTTGACTCGTTGCTCAATGACGGCTACCAAGTAACCGTCCTCGACAACTTCGGAAGCGGTCGCCCCGAAAATCTCGAACACGTCGACGCGGAGCGATTCGAGACTATCAACCACGACGTAAGCGAACCGTTCCCATCTCTCAACAACGTAGGTGTGGTCTATCACTTTGCGTCCCGTGCAAGTCCGAAAGACTTCGATTCCCACGCAGTTGAGATTGCGCTGGCGAACGGAATGGGAACCCACAACGCGCTTCAGTTCGCGTCGGAGCACGAGGCTCGCGTCGTCCTTGCGTCCACCAGCGAAGTGTATGGTGATCCTGAGGAACATCCCCAACACGAGGAGTATCGTGGGAACGTTAACGTCCGTGGCCCACGAGCTCCGTACGACGAAAGCAAGCGATTCGCAGAGGCGCTTGCTGTCGCCTACGAGGCACAGCACTCTCTCGACATCCGCACTGTGAGAATATTCAACACCTACGGGCCGCGGATGCGCCAAGACGATGGCCGAGTTATTCCGAACTTCCTCACGCAAGCACTCGAAGGAAAAGATCTGACGGTCTACGGCGACGGTTCTCAGACCCGAAGTTTCTGTTACGTCTCTGACCTCATCGCCGGTATTCGAGCGTTCGCAGACGCGCCCAGTGAGGTGGCGAAGGGAGAAGTTGTCAACGTCGGGAACACCGACGAGGTAACGATTTTCGAACTCGCTGAGCTGATACTCGAAATCGTGGATACCGACTCGGATATTACGTACGAACCGTTGCCCGAAGATGACCCGAAGATTCGCCGCCCGGACATCTCGAAAGCCACAGGGATGCTCGACTGGGAACCGACCATCGGTCTAGAAAAAGGCCTCAAACGGACCATCGAAGCGTTCGACGACTGA
- a CDS encoding sugar phosphate nucleotidyltransferase — protein sequence MKAVIPAAGQGTRLYPQTHTKPKAMVRLAGRPILGHILVSLSNTRIEEVVIVVGGQMKAQIIDYSTAMFGDRFDITFVEQEQAEGLGHSIYQAEEVCRGDSLLIALGDMLFEKGYEKFLQAHNQLDDVDGSIGVKQVEEPQHYGVVEVNGEERIEQLVEKPDNPPSDLAISGIYLIEDSDLLFDSLAELVENDERGAGGEYQLTDALQRMIDFEADLGTFEVYNWYDCGRPGTLLEANRVLLSKQESLGTVHTDSAVIVPPVDIGDDVTLESSVIGPNVSIDSGTSIRNSIIKDSIIGGEATLESANLEHSIVGSSARVHGEANHLNVGDSSTVNL from the coding sequence ATGAAGGCAGTTATCCCCGCCGCAGGACAGGGGACAAGACTCTATCCTCAGACACACACCAAGCCGAAGGCGATGGTTCGGCTGGCGGGACGCCCGATTCTCGGTCATATCCTCGTGAGTTTGAGTAACACACGAATCGAGGAAGTCGTCATCGTCGTGGGGGGACAGATGAAGGCTCAAATAATTGACTACAGCACAGCCATGTTCGGCGACCGGTTCGACATTACATTCGTCGAACAAGAACAAGCCGAAGGGTTGGGTCACAGTATCTATCAGGCCGAGGAGGTTTGCCGAGGAGATTCATTGCTCATCGCGTTGGGAGACATGCTGTTCGAGAAGGGATACGAGAAATTCCTTCAGGCACATAACCAACTGGATGACGTCGATGGGAGTATCGGTGTCAAGCAAGTCGAAGAACCGCAGCATTACGGTGTGGTCGAAGTAAACGGAGAAGAACGAATCGAGCAACTCGTCGAAAAACCGGATAACCCACCGTCGGACTTGGCGATTAGCGGAATCTATCTCATCGAAGACAGCGATCTGTTGTTCGACAGCCTTGCGGAACTCGTCGAAAACGACGAACGTGGTGCAGGCGGTGAATATCAACTCACTGATGCCCTCCAGCGAATGATTGATTTCGAAGCGGACCTCGGAACGTTCGAGGTTTACAACTGGTACGACTGTGGCCGTCCGGGGACGTTGTTAGAGGCCAATAGAGTTCTTCTCTCGAAACAGGAGTCGCTGGGAACAGTCCATACCGACAGTGCGGTCATCGTTCCACCTGTTGACATCGGCGACGACGTGACGCTCGAATCGAGCGTTATCGGGCCGAACGTGAGTATTGACAGTGGGACAAGCATCAGAAACAGCATCATCAAAGACAGTATCATCGGCGGGGAGGCGACGCTTGAGAGCGCGAACCTCGAACACAGCATCGTCGGCAGCAGTGCCCGTGTTCACGGTGAAGCAAATCACCTCAACGTCGGCGACAGCAGTACGGTGAACCTATGA
- a CDS encoding flippase-like domain-containing protein, translating to MFVSLVVPAHNEVGNLERLVDSVTSELSPPRFDHELEILLVDDNSTDETPGLCDQLEREYSSVTVVHRHDNPGFGNAVKEGLSTASGDIIIPFMGDLSDSPSDVPKLVEAIEDGYDVAYGSRFTEGGSVDGYPPVKLLYNRSFNNLIRLLFGIRSKDVTNAFTAYRREVIEEIGVETLDSDSFDITAELPLRAHILGFTSTEVPVTWQSRDAGVSKLDATRKGPVYLKRLSDLFVTGNLVGLRDLLSAITSGGPLRIVGAAVFGIAILVGLFSLTGFEGVFQTLSDAQPAWILAAAGMYGSTFAFRTWRFRVLLRTAGHMASRGGVLRSIFTGWFVNFLIPARAGDVARGLALKSTEDVPFGVTSGLVVVERILDMLMLGLLMGIVTLMFLSNSQGRFLALAAFGLALVLLVGLVVLVQLDERIADRFESRFPRIREGLAGLRHAVGSLLDNPYALALALFLSLPVWLLEASTLFLSARALGVSLDLIVGLTASVAAFLTQAVPVTPGGLGTYEAAIAGVLSLFSISTTLGTSIGLIDHFMRLAFVYILGAISTVHIGFRSRSYFRDRSTQDSSSSNANSQSFTNK from the coding sequence ATGTTCGTTTCGCTGGTTGTCCCAGCACACAACGAGGTCGGTAATTTGGAACGCCTCGTTGACTCGGTAACGTCGGAGCTATCTCCGCCGAGGTTCGACCACGAGTTGGAAATCCTCCTCGTGGACGACAACAGTACCGACGAAACTCCTGGCCTCTGCGATCAACTCGAACGAGAGTATTCGTCGGTCACGGTGGTTCACCGCCACGATAACCCTGGGTTTGGGAACGCGGTAAAAGAAGGGCTTTCGACAGCCTCTGGCGATATCATCATTCCGTTCATGGGCGATTTATCCGATAGCCCTAGCGATGTACCGAAGCTTGTCGAAGCTATCGAGGACGGGTACGATGTCGCCTACGGGTCTCGATTCACCGAGGGAGGTTCTGTTGACGGTTACCCTCCGGTTAAGCTGCTGTACAACCGCTCGTTCAACAATCTCATCCGTTTACTGTTCGGTATCCGGTCAAAAGACGTGACAAACGCTTTTACCGCGTATCGTCGTGAAGTGATCGAGGAAATCGGCGTCGAAACGCTTGATTCCGATAGTTTCGATATCACTGCTGAACTACCACTTCGAGCGCACATTCTCGGTTTCACGAGTACGGAAGTTCCAGTTACGTGGCAGAGTCGAGACGCCGGCGTAAGCAAACTTGATGCCACGAGGAAGGGGCCGGTCTACCTCAAACGACTTTCTGACTTGTTCGTTACTGGCAACCTCGTTGGACTGCGGGATCTACTCAGTGCGATTACCAGCGGTGGACCGCTTCGAATTGTCGGTGCGGCAGTGTTCGGCATCGCAATTCTCGTCGGCCTGTTCTCGCTGACCGGATTCGAGGGCGTCTTCCAGACGCTCAGTGATGCCCAACCTGCTTGGATTCTCGCTGCTGCGGGGATGTATGGTTCGACGTTCGCCTTCCGGACGTGGCGCTTCCGCGTTCTCCTTCGGACTGCGGGCCATATGGCATCGCGCGGTGGGGTTCTCAGAAGCATCTTCACCGGGTGGTTTGTGAACTTCCTGATACCCGCTCGGGCCGGTGATGTAGCTCGCGGCCTCGCGCTCAAATCGACCGAAGACGTTCCATTCGGCGTCACGAGCGGCCTGGTTGTCGTCGAACGAATCCTCGACATGCTGATGCTCGGATTACTGATGGGTATCGTGACATTGATGTTTCTCTCGAACAGCCAAGGTCGCTTCCTCGCCCTCGCCGCCTTTGGTCTCGCACTCGTCCTTCTCGTGGGTCTCGTCGTCCTCGTACAGTTAGATGAGCGAATTGCAGACCGGTTCGAGTCTCGTTTCCCGCGTATCCGCGAGGGATTAGCCGGTCTCAGACACGCCGTGGGTTCTTTGCTCGACAATCCGTACGCGCTTGCACTCGCACTCTTCCTCAGTCTCCCGGTCTGGTTGCTTGAGGCTAGCACACTGTTCCTTAGTGCCCGCGCACTCGGTGTCTCTCTCGACCTCATCGTTGGCTTAACGGCGTCCGTCGCAGCGTTCCTCACGCAGGCCGTTCCTGTGACACCGGGCGGTTTGGGTACGTACGAGGCGGCCATTGCGGGCGTTCTGAGTCTGTTCAGCATCTCGACGACCCTCGGGACAAGTATCGGTTTGATCGACCACTTCATGCGTCTCGCGTTCGTCTACATCTTGGGTGCAATCAGCACGGTCCACATCGGATTTCGGTCTCGAAGCTACTTCCGAGACCGGAGCACACAGGACTCGAGTAGTTCGAACGCGAATTCGCAATCGTTCACGAACAAGTAG